Proteins encoded together in one Cellulomonas gilvus ATCC 13127 window:
- a CDS encoding hemolysin family protein, giving the protein MSPLVVAVTTVALIALSAFFVAVEFALLAARRHRLEDAALTSRSARAALRSSSELTVLLAGSQLGITACTLALGAVTKPAVHHWLTPLFADWGLAAWAADVAGFVLALVVVTFLHLVVGEMAPKSWAIAHPETSATLLALPMRAFMWLTRPLLRTLNGAANRCLRAVGVEPADQVAVGSSPDDLRHLVEHSATVGALDERFSAHLSGALELQALTLADVVRAHAPTAVPTGATVGEVRAATLRSGHLRVLVGTDAVVHVRDTLVLADEHPVAPLARPGLTLPATTPVYAALATMRETREHLAVVREPGREAAVVTLADLLARLFPPVGGEVPVGG; this is encoded by the coding sequence ATGAGCCCGCTCGTCGTCGCCGTCACGACGGTCGCGCTGATCGCGCTGTCCGCGTTCTTCGTCGCGGTCGAGTTCGCGCTGCTCGCCGCGCGTCGCCACCGGCTCGAGGACGCCGCGCTCACGAGCCGGTCGGCCCGCGCGGCGCTGCGCAGCTCGAGCGAGCTCACCGTGCTCCTGGCGGGCTCGCAGCTGGGGATCACTGCGTGCACGCTCGCGCTCGGCGCGGTCACCAAGCCCGCGGTGCACCACTGGCTCACGCCGTTGTTCGCGGACTGGGGTCTGGCGGCGTGGGCGGCCGACGTCGCGGGCTTCGTCCTCGCGCTCGTCGTCGTGACGTTCCTGCACCTGGTGGTCGGCGAGATGGCGCCGAAGTCCTGGGCGATCGCGCACCCGGAGACGTCCGCGACGCTCCTGGCGCTGCCCATGCGTGCGTTCATGTGGCTCACGCGTCCGCTGCTGCGCACGCTCAACGGCGCCGCCAACCGGTGCCTGCGCGCGGTCGGCGTCGAGCCGGCGGACCAGGTGGCGGTCGGCTCGAGCCCCGACGACCTGCGCCACCTGGTGGAGCACTCGGCCACGGTGGGCGCGCTCGACGAGCGCTTCTCGGCCCACCTGTCGGGCGCGCTCGAGCTCCAGGCGCTCACGCTCGCGGACGTGGTGCGCGCGCACGCGCCGACCGCGGTGCCGACGGGTGCGACGGTCGGTGAGGTGCGTGCGGCGACGCTGCGCTCGGGGCACCTGCGCGTGCTCGTCGGGACGGACGCGGTGGTGCACGTGCGTGACACGCTGGTGCTGGCCGACGAGCACCCGGTGGCGCCCCTCGCGCGCCCCGGGCTGACGCTGCCGGCCACCACGCCCGTGTACGCCGCGCTCGCCACGATGCGGGAGACGCGTGAGCACCTCGCGGTCGTGAGAGAACCCGGCCGCGAGGCCGCGGTGGTCACGCTCGCGGACCTGCTCGCGCGGCTGTTCCCGCCCGTCGGGGGCGAGGTGCCCGTCGGCGGGTGA
- a CDS encoding hemolysin family protein: MWALSLLLGLLVVLAITAATGYFVAQEFAYMAVDRSRLRARAEAGDAGAARALAVTRRTSFMLSGAQLGITVTGLLVGYVAEPLIGESLGTALGGVGVPTGVGVAVGTVLALLVSTLVQMVFGELFPKNLAIARPEPVAVRLAGSTTGYLTVFGWLVTVFDAASNALLRLLRIEPVHDVEHSATARDLEHIVEDSRLSGDLPAELSMLLDRILDFPDQDVEHAMIPRARVGALPDDATIADARRAMATGHSRYPVLSADDEVLGVVHLQDVLTRPDDATPVTALLRPPLMVPTSMALPDALRLLNARSDQLACVVDEYGGLAGVLTLEDLAEELVGEITDEHDDDVPEAVPGPQDGMWLMAGDVHLDEVERAVGHVLPRGDHETIAGLAIAAHGALPPVGARVRVALPPDPGDLTEHDEPLQRHLSIEVLALERHVPAQVRVRLEQDAGPGAAPAAATDDEQEAPR; this comes from the coding sequence ATGTGGGCGCTGAGCCTGCTGCTCGGCCTGCTCGTGGTGCTCGCGATCACGGCGGCGACCGGGTACTTCGTCGCGCAGGAGTTCGCCTACATGGCGGTGGACCGCTCGCGCCTGCGCGCGCGGGCCGAGGCCGGTGACGCCGGTGCCGCACGCGCGCTCGCGGTCACGCGCCGCACGTCGTTCATGCTGTCCGGCGCGCAGCTGGGCATCACGGTCACGGGCCTGCTGGTCGGCTACGTGGCCGAGCCGCTGATCGGCGAGTCCCTCGGCACCGCGCTCGGCGGCGTCGGCGTCCCCACGGGGGTCGGCGTCGCGGTCGGCACGGTGCTCGCGCTGCTGGTCTCGACGCTCGTGCAGATGGTGTTCGGCGAGCTGTTCCCCAAGAACCTGGCGATCGCCCGGCCCGAGCCGGTCGCGGTGCGGCTCGCGGGGTCGACGACCGGCTACCTCACGGTCTTCGGCTGGCTCGTCACGGTCTTCGACGCGGCGTCCAACGCGCTGCTGCGGCTGCTGCGGATCGAGCCGGTGCACGACGTCGAGCACTCGGCGACCGCACGCGACCTGGAGCACATCGTCGAGGACTCGCGGCTCAGCGGGGACCTGCCGGCCGAGCTCTCGATGCTCCTGGACCGCATCCTCGACTTCCCCGACCAGGACGTCGAGCACGCGATGATCCCGCGGGCGCGCGTGGGCGCGCTGCCCGACGACGCGACGATCGCCGACGCACGTCGCGCGATGGCCACGGGCCACTCGCGCTACCCGGTGCTGAGCGCGGACGACGAGGTGCTGGGCGTGGTGCACCTGCAGGACGTGCTGACGCGTCCCGACGACGCGACGCCGGTCACGGCCCTCCTGCGGCCGCCCCTGATGGTGCCCACGTCGATGGCCCTGCCGGACGCGCTGCGCCTGCTGAACGCGCGGAGCGACCAGCTGGCGTGCGTGGTCGACGAGTACGGCGGCCTGGCCGGCGTCCTCACGCTCGAGGACCTCGCCGAGGAGCTCGTGGGGGAGATCACGGACGAGCACGACGACGACGTGCCCGAGGCGGTGCCGGGTCCGCAGGACGGCATGTGGCTCATGGCGGGTGACGTGCACCTGGACGAGGTCGAGCGCGCGGTGGGCCACGTGCTGCCACGCGGCGACCACGAGACGATCGCGGGTCTCGCGATCGCGGCGCACGGTGCGCTGCCGCCCGTCGGTGCACGCGTCCGCGTCGCGCTGCCGCCCGACCCGGGCGACCTGACCGAGCACGACGAGCCGCTGCAGCGCCACCTGAGCATCGAGGTGCTCGCGCTCGAGCGGCACGTCCCTGCGCAGGTGCGCGTGCGGCTCGAGCAGGACGCCGGGCCGGGTGCCGCACCCGCGGCCGCCACCGACGACGAGCAGGAGGCACCCCGATGA
- the trxA gene encoding thioredoxin has product MATTTLTAETIGQTIKDNEIVLVDFWADWCGPCKRFGPVFEASSDTHPDVVHAKVDTEAEQALAAELQIFSIPTLMAFRDGILVFNQAGALPGPALEQVVQAVKDLDMDEVRAKIAATPQA; this is encoded by the coding sequence ATGGCCACCACCACGCTGACCGCCGAGACGATCGGTCAGACCATCAAGGACAACGAGATCGTGCTCGTCGACTTCTGGGCCGACTGGTGCGGCCCGTGCAAGCGGTTCGGGCCGGTGTTCGAGGCGTCCTCGGACACGCACCCGGACGTGGTGCACGCGAAGGTCGACACCGAGGCCGAGCAGGCGCTCGCCGCCGAGCTGCAGATCTTCTCGATCCCCACGCTGATGGCGTTCCGCGACGGCATCCTGGTGTTCAACCAGGCCGGCGCGCTGCCCGGCCCCGCGCTCGAGCAGGTGGTCCAGGCCGTCAAGGATCTCGACATGGACGAGGTCCGCGCCAAGATCGCCGCGACGCCCCAGGCCTGA
- a CDS encoding NUDIX hydrolase family protein: MTETADFPTDPERPAGWLPPDEITRLRGLLPLVYVDAVPVRVDDSGDVIAVGLLLRVTREGVMSRALVSGRVMYHERVRDALVRHIEKDLGPVALPQIPAAPQPFTVAEYFPTPGVTPYHDPRQHAVSLAYVVPVLGDCRPQHDAIDLAWLTPEEACAEQVQVEMNGGQGVLLRQAMAHVGRLA, translated from the coding sequence GTGACCGAGACGGCCGACTTCCCCACCGACCCCGAGCGCCCCGCAGGCTGGCTCCCGCCCGACGAGATCACGCGCCTGCGCGGACTGCTCCCGCTGGTCTACGTGGACGCCGTGCCCGTACGCGTCGACGACTCGGGTGACGTGATCGCCGTGGGCCTGCTGCTGCGCGTCACGCGCGAGGGCGTCATGTCCCGCGCGCTCGTCTCGGGCCGCGTGATGTACCACGAGCGCGTCCGTGACGCGCTGGTCCGGCACATCGAGAAGGACCTCGGGCCGGTCGCGCTGCCGCAGATCCCCGCGGCGCCACAGCCCTTCACGGTCGCGGAGTACTTCCCCACGCCCGGCGTCACGCCGTACCACGACCCGCGTCAGCACGCGGTCTCGCTCGCGTACGTCGTGCCCGTGCTGGGTGACTGCCGCCCGCAGCACGACGCGATCGACCTGGCGTGGCTCACGCCCGAGGAGGCGTGCGCCGAGCAGGTGCAGGTGGAGATGAACGGCGGCCAGGGCGTGCTGCTGCGTCAGGCGATGGCCCACGTGGGGCGCTTGGCCTGA
- a CDS encoding ABC-F family ATP-binding cassette domain-containing protein codes for MADATRPDAARGTVHLVADAVSFGYPDRPVLDALDLTVAAGERLGLVGENGAGKTTLLRVLAGELVPSSGSVRRSGSLAVVDQELVVAPGDTVGTLVAATGATVRAAAAELEATIAAFDHERGDLAALTAAMARYEQLAAWDVDRRVDEALTRFGAPRDPERRLDALSVGERYRVRLACRIGERADVLLLDEPTNHLDAAGIDYLTPLLREWAGAVVIVTHDRRLLDDVMTAILDLDPAMDGRPALYGATRYADYRFAKNQMLRRWQVRYRQERKRALQLAQRLDASYEGLSDAWRPPKGSQGHRRATRARIHVKAADRLVQQLEARAVAVPVPPPTLTFPDLPSLPRRASTGADPDRPLDPDADRAAAHAGPLLELRAPRVAGPHGPRLDLPGRRLEVAPASRLLVVGPNGSGKSTLLAALAGTLPLDRGSRTIAPGVRLGVLAQEGPTEHAARRPDGDGGPTAFDAYARHALDLLDQGLLDPDQLVPVAALGLLSEEDLDRPVRELSVGQRRRFDLACALLAAPHVLVLDEPTNHLSVGLVDELTDALRGTSAAVVVATHDRRMRADLADWPVLDLA; via the coding sequence GTGGCTGACGCCACCCGCCCTGACGCCGCGCGCGGCACGGTGCACCTGGTCGCCGACGCGGTCTCGTTCGGCTACCCCGACCGGCCGGTGCTGGACGCGCTGGACCTGACGGTCGCCGCGGGTGAGCGGCTCGGCCTCGTGGGGGAGAACGGCGCGGGCAAGACGACGCTGCTGCGCGTGCTCGCGGGCGAGCTCGTCCCCTCGTCGGGCTCCGTGCGGCGCTCCGGCTCGTTGGCGGTGGTGGACCAGGAGCTCGTCGTCGCACCCGGGGACACCGTGGGCACGCTCGTCGCCGCGACGGGCGCGACCGTGCGGGCCGCGGCGGCCGAGCTCGAGGCGACGATCGCGGCGTTCGACCACGAGCGCGGCGACCTCGCGGCGCTCACGGCCGCGATGGCCCGGTACGAGCAGCTCGCGGCATGGGACGTGGACCGCAGGGTCGACGAGGCGCTCACGCGGTTCGGTGCACCGCGCGACCCGGAGCGGCGGCTGGACGCGCTGAGCGTGGGGGAGCGGTACCGCGTGCGGCTCGCGTGCCGGATCGGCGAGCGTGCGGACGTGCTGCTGCTCGACGAGCCGACGAACCACCTGGATGCCGCCGGCATCGACTACCTCACGCCGCTGCTGCGCGAGTGGGCCGGTGCCGTGGTGATCGTGACGCACGACCGGCGGCTGCTGGACGACGTGATGACCGCGATCCTCGACCTGGACCCGGCCATGGACGGCCGCCCCGCGCTGTACGGTGCGACGCGGTACGCCGACTACCGGTTCGCCAAGAACCAGATGCTGCGGCGCTGGCAGGTGCGCTACCGGCAGGAGCGCAAGCGTGCGCTGCAGCTCGCGCAGCGGCTCGACGCGTCCTACGAGGGCCTGTCCGACGCGTGGCGCCCGCCCAAGGGGTCGCAGGGCCACCGCAGGGCCACGCGCGCGCGGATCCACGTCAAGGCCGCCGACCGGCTGGTGCAGCAGCTCGAGGCGCGCGCGGTGGCCGTGCCCGTCCCGCCGCCCACGCTGACGTTCCCGGACCTGCCGAGCCTGCCGCGGCGCGCGTCCACGGGTGCGGATCCCGACCGTCCGCTGGACCCCGACGCCGATCGCGCCGCCGCGCACGCGGGTCCGCTGCTCGAGCTGCGCGCGCCGCGCGTGGCCGGCCCGCACGGGCCCCGGCTGGACCTGCCGGGCCGCCGCCTGGAGGTGGCGCCCGCATCGCGCCTGCTCGTCGTCGGCCCCAACGGGTCGGGCAAGTCCACGCTGCTCGCGGCGCTCGCGGGCACGCTGCCCCTGGACCGGGGGAGCCGGACGATCGCCCCGGGTGTGCGGCTGGGCGTGCTCGCGCAGGAGGGGCCCACCGAGCACGCCGCACGTCGGCCCGACGGTGACGGCGGCCCGACCGCGTTCGACGCGTACGCACGGCACGCGCTCGACCTGCTCGACCAGGGCCTGCTCGACCCCGACCAGCTGGTGCCCGTCGCCGCCCTGGGCCTGCTCTCGGAGGAGGACCTCGACCGGCCGGTGCGCGAGCTCTCGGTGGGGCAGCGGCGCCGGTTCGACCTCGCGTGCGCGCTGCTCGCGGCGCCGCACGTGCTGGTGCTCGACGAACCGACGAACCACCTGTCGGTGGGTCTGGTCGACGAGCTCACCGACGCGCTGCGCGGGACGTCCGCCGCGGTCGTCGTCGCGACGCACGACCGTCGCATGCGGGCCGACCTGGCCGACTGGCCGGTGCTCGACCTGGCGTGA
- the rdgB gene encoding RdgB/HAM1 family non-canonical purine NTP pyrophosphatase codes for MSVPDAARLVLATHNAHKVGELRAILAPLLPGLEPSAVVGARDVGAPEPVEDGVTFEENALLKARALAAFTGLPAIADDSGLAVDVLGGAPGIFSARWAGRHGDDAANLELLLAQLADIRDPHRGARFVCAAALVTPDGFEHVETGALVGTLALAPRGAGGFGYDPVLVPTGGSRTCAELSPDEKNAISHRGQAFRALGPVVADLLSGQGAGG; via the coding sequence ATGAGCGTGCCCGACGCCGCCCGCCTGGTGCTCGCCACGCACAACGCGCACAAGGTCGGTGAGCTGCGCGCGATCCTCGCGCCGCTGCTGCCCGGCCTCGAGCCGTCGGCCGTGGTGGGCGCGCGGGACGTGGGTGCCCCCGAGCCGGTCGAGGACGGCGTGACGTTCGAGGAGAACGCGCTGCTCAAGGCGCGTGCGCTCGCGGCCTTCACGGGTCTGCCCGCGATCGCCGACGACTCCGGGCTCGCGGTCGACGTGCTGGGCGGGGCGCCCGGCATCTTCTCGGCACGCTGGGCGGGCCGGCACGGCGACGACGCCGCCAACCTCGAGCTGCTGCTCGCGCAGCTCGCGGACATCCGTGACCCGCACCGCGGTGCGCGGTTCGTGTGCGCGGCCGCGCTCGTCACGCCCGACGGGTTCGAGCACGTCGAGACCGGAGCCCTCGTCGGCACGCTCGCGCTCGCGCCGCGCGGCGCCGGCGGGTTCGGCTACGACCCGGTGCTGGTCCCCACGGGCGGGTCGCGCACGTGCGCGGAGCTCTCGCCCGACGAGAAGAACGCGATCAGCCACCGTGGCCAGGCGTTCCGCGCGCTCGGCCCCGTGGTCGCGGACCTGCTGTCCGGGCAGGGCGCCGGTGGCTGA
- the rph gene encoding ribonuclease PH — protein sequence MSATSPTPAPATSARPDGRAADELRPVTITRRFLSAGEGSVLVEFGDTKVLCVASFTEGVPRWRKGSGQGWVTAEYAMLPRATNSRSDRESVRGKVGGRTHEISRLIGRSLRAIIDVSALGENTLVLDCDVLQADGGTRTAAITGAYVALADAVAWAQERGIVAPGRQVLRDSVAAVSVGIVDGVPVLDLPYVEDVRAETDMNVVVTGSGAFVEVQGTAEAAPFVRAELDALLDLALAGTSQLAALQAAVLAAPAADGSATRSAGRA from the coding sequence ATGTCTGCCACCTCTCCGACCCCCGCACCCGCGACCTCGGCCCGCCCGGACGGCCGGGCCGCCGACGAGCTGCGGCCCGTCACGATCACGCGGCGCTTCCTGAGCGCGGGCGAGGGCAGCGTCCTCGTCGAGTTCGGCGACACCAAGGTGCTGTGCGTCGCGTCGTTCACCGAGGGCGTCCCGCGGTGGCGCAAGGGTTCGGGCCAGGGCTGGGTGACCGCGGAGTACGCGATGCTGCCCCGCGCGACGAACAGCCGGTCCGACCGCGAGTCGGTGCGCGGCAAGGTCGGCGGCCGCACGCACGAGATCTCGCGGCTGATCGGCCGCTCGCTGCGCGCGATCATCGACGTGAGCGCGCTCGGGGAGAACACCCTGGTGCTCGACTGCGACGTGCTGCAGGCCGACGGCGGGACGCGGACCGCGGCGATCACGGGTGCGTACGTCGCGCTCGCGGACGCGGTCGCGTGGGCGCAGGAGCGCGGCATCGTCGCGCCCGGGCGTCAGGTGCTGCGTGACTCGGTCGCCGCGGTGAGCGTCGGCATCGTCGACGGTGTCCCGGTCCTCGACCTGCCGTACGTCGAGGACGTGCGGGCCGAGACGGACATGAACGTCGTGGTCACGGGTTCGGGCGCGTTCGTCGAGGTGCAGGGCACCGCCGAGGCCGCCCCGTTCGTCCGCGCGGAGCTCGACGCGCTGCTCGACCTGGCGCTCGCGGGCACGTCGCAGCTCGCCGCGCTCCAGGCGGCCGTGCTGGCCGCACCCGCGGCCGACGGCTCGGCGACCCGGTCGGCGGGGCGCGCATGA
- a CDS encoding MBL fold metallo-hydrolase, with product MRLTVLGCAGSYPSRDAAASSYLVQASDAAGRTWNVLLDLGNGALSPLQRYGDPTALDAIAVSHLHSDHVADLVVLNVLRRYRPDGPLPPVDVWGPPGTAERIAEMAGKDPATEVDGQFRFRTWEPGARVTVGPLTLEPVPVDHPVPAFGVRVHGPAEDDATRTVTLAYTGDTDECPGLDALAASDLLLCEAGFRDVHDDDVRGIHLTGARAGAAAARGGAGRLVLTHLSAWADPADVVARAAQSFAGPIDVARPGATYTL from the coding sequence ATGAGGCTCACCGTGCTGGGCTGCGCGGGCTCGTACCCGTCGCGCGACGCCGCGGCGTCGTCGTACCTGGTGCAGGCGAGCGACGCCGCGGGCCGCACGTGGAACGTGCTGCTGGACCTGGGCAACGGTGCGCTCAGCCCGCTGCAGCGGTACGGGGACCCCACAGCCCTCGACGCGATCGCGGTCTCGCACCTGCACTCCGACCACGTCGCCGACCTGGTGGTCCTCAACGTGCTGCGGCGCTACCGGCCGGACGGACCCTTGCCGCCGGTCGACGTGTGGGGGCCGCCCGGGACGGCCGAGCGGATCGCCGAGATGGCCGGCAAGGACCCGGCCACCGAGGTCGACGGGCAGTTCCGGTTCCGCACGTGGGAGCCCGGCGCCCGCGTGACCGTCGGCCCGCTGACGCTCGAGCCCGTCCCGGTCGACCACCCCGTCCCGGCGTTCGGCGTGCGCGTGCACGGCCCGGCGGAGGACGACGCGACGCGCACCGTCACGCTCGCCTACACGGGCGACACCGACGAGTGCCCCGGCCTCGACGCGCTCGCCGCGTCCGACCTGCTGCTGTGCGAGGCGGGCTTCCGTGACGTGCACGACGACGACGTGCGCGGCATCCACCTGACGGGTGCGCGCGCAGGTGCTGCCGCCGCGCGCGGCGGCGCGGGCCGGCTGGTCCTCACGCACCTGAGCGCGTGGGCCGATCCCGCGGACGTCGTCGCGCGTGCCGCGCAGTCGTTCGCCGGACCGATCGACGTGGCCCGGCCCGGGGCGACGTACACGCTCTGA
- the murI gene encoding glutamate racemase, giving the protein MNDAPIGIFDSGVGGLTVARAILDQLPNESTVYIGDTQNTPYGTKPLAAVRAFALEVMDDLVDAGVKALVIACNTASSAMLRDARERYTLRRGIPVVEVILPAARRAVAATRTGRIGVIATRSTIDSLAYDDALAVAPGVSLVTQACPRFVELVEAGVTSGPEVLAVAHEYLDPVRESGVDTLVLGCTHYPLLTGAISYVMGEQVTLVSSAEETAKDVYRTLVAHGLERSTLAGPPQHRFLATGDPHSFRTLARRFLGPEVEQVEPAGALR; this is encoded by the coding sequence GTGAACGACGCCCCCATCGGCATCTTCGACTCCGGCGTCGGGGGTCTGACGGTCGCGCGCGCGATCCTCGACCAGCTCCCGAACGAGTCCACCGTGTACATCGGCGACACGCAGAACACGCCGTACGGCACCAAGCCGCTGGCCGCGGTGCGGGCGTTCGCGCTCGAGGTCATGGACGACCTGGTGGACGCGGGTGTCAAGGCGCTGGTGATCGCGTGCAACACCGCGTCGTCGGCCATGCTGCGCGACGCGCGCGAGCGGTACACGCTGCGCCGCGGGATCCCGGTGGTCGAGGTGATCCTGCCCGCGGCGCGCCGCGCGGTGGCCGCGACCCGGACGGGGCGGATCGGCGTGATCGCGACCCGTTCCACGATCGACTCGCTCGCGTACGACGACGCGCTCGCGGTCGCCCCCGGGGTCAGCCTCGTCACGCAGGCGTGCCCGCGGTTCGTCGAGCTCGTCGAGGCGGGTGTGACCTCGGGTCCCGAGGTGCTCGCGGTCGCGCACGAGTACCTGGACCCGGTGCGTGAGTCCGGCGTCGACACGCTCGTGCTCGGGTGCACGCACTACCCGCTGCTCACGGGCGCCATCAGCTACGTCATGGGCGAGCAGGTCACGCTCGTCTCGAGCGCGGAGGAGACCGCCAAGGACGTCTACCGCACGCTCGTCGCGCACGGGCTCGAGCGCTCGACGCTCGCGGGCCCGCCGCAGCACCGGTTCCTGGCCACGGGCGACCCGCACTCGTTCCGCACGCTCGCGCGGCGCTTCCTGGGCCCCGAGGTCGAGCAGGTCGAGCCCGCCGGGGCGCTGCGATGA
- a CDS encoding IS481 family transposase — MSHANAPFTPEGRLRLVRRCAHRPIAHVAAEAGISRQCLSKWKARFDELGEVGLADRASVPHASPTQLEPDLVALIETWRREHKWSARAIHLELVRRGHQVSVATVGRWLVRLGISRRRDIDPDGSMNRTAGRITARYPGHMVHLDVKKVGRIPDGGGWRAHGRGSAADKAAQRAKTKGARAGYVYLHSAVDGFSRLAYTEHLPDEKAATTIGFFCRARAFFAAHGINRLVRVVTDNGANYTAKAFTRTVTAFASRHQRIRPHTPRHNGKVERYNRILAEELLYARIWTSEAERAAAIKIWNVHYNYHRCHTAAGNQPPASRLHAGVTNLMSRNS; from the coding sequence ATGAGCCACGCTAACGCCCCGTTCACCCCCGAAGGGCGGCTGCGGCTCGTGCGCCGCTGCGCCCACCGACCGATCGCTCACGTCGCTGCCGAGGCGGGCATCTCTCGGCAGTGCCTGTCGAAGTGGAAGGCCCGGTTCGACGAGTTGGGCGAGGTCGGGCTGGCCGACCGGGCGAGTGTCCCTCACGCGTCCCCGACCCAGCTCGAGCCCGACCTGGTCGCGTTGATCGAGACGTGGCGCCGGGAGCACAAGTGGTCGGCCCGGGCGATCCACCTCGAGCTGGTCCGCCGCGGGCACCAGGTCTCGGTCGCGACCGTCGGGCGGTGGCTGGTCCGCCTGGGCATCAGCCGGCGCCGCGACATCGACCCCGACGGGTCGATGAACCGCACCGCGGGCCGCATCACCGCCCGCTACCCCGGTCACATGGTCCATCTGGACGTCAAGAAGGTCGGGCGCATCCCCGATGGCGGCGGCTGGCGCGCTCACGGGCGCGGCTCAGCGGCGGACAAGGCCGCCCAGCGGGCCAAGACCAAGGGCGCCCGCGCCGGCTACGTCTACCTGCACTCCGCCGTCGACGGCTTCTCCCGACTGGCCTACACCGAGCACCTGCCCGACGAGAAGGCAGCGACCACGATCGGGTTCTTCTGCCGGGCACGGGCGTTCTTCGCCGCCCACGGCATCAACCGGCTGGTCCGGGTGGTCACCGACAACGGCGCGAACTACACCGCCAAGGCGTTCACCCGGACGGTGACCGCGTTCGCCTCGCGTCACCAGCGGATCCGTCCGCACACTCCCCGGCACAACGGCAAGGTCGAGAGATACAACCGGATCCTGGCCGAGGAACTCCTCTACGCCCGCATCTGGACCTCCGAGGCCGAGCGGGCCGCAGCGATCAAGATCTGGAACGTCCACTACAACTACCATCGCTGCCACACCGCCGCCGGCAACCAGCCCCCGGCCTCACGCCTCCACGCAGGCGTCACCAACCTCATGAGCCGGAACAGCTAG
- a CDS encoding DUF2017 family protein — MRGFVARQGQYVARLDAGERDVLAGIASDVGVMLGAVPFRRAARAAAQAAESAGTRDGGTVGHDSTAASSAGAAGADGLPTSGWPWEQEIEPPQDPAVRRLLPDGSLDAEQAAEFRRLTEPDLRARKVEGLRTWWSALRTPGGRSGDAVAVTAAEAPAVAAALTDIRLVLADRLGVVTDEDADRLYDELALDPGDDRAAQVRHAFVGIYAVLSELQETLVGAMLADARARGTSHRRPGGGPPASG, encoded by the coding sequence ATGCGCGGTTTCGTCGCCCGGCAGGGCCAGTACGTCGCACGCCTGGACGCCGGCGAGCGGGACGTCCTCGCGGGCATCGCGTCCGACGTGGGCGTGATGCTGGGCGCGGTGCCGTTCCGCCGTGCCGCCCGTGCCGCTGCGCAGGCCGCCGAGAGCGCGGGCACGCGCGACGGAGGGACCGTCGGGCACGACAGCACCGCGGCCTCGTCCGCCGGGGCGGCAGGTGCGGACGGGCTCCCGACGAGCGGCTGGCCCTGGGAGCAGGAGATCGAGCCGCCGCAGGACCCCGCGGTGCGTCGGCTGCTGCCCGACGGGTCGCTCGACGCCGAGCAGGCCGCCGAGTTCCGGCGGCTGACCGAGCCGGACCTGCGTGCGCGCAAGGTCGAGGGCCTGCGCACGTGGTGGTCCGCGCTGCGCACCCCGGGCGGCCGCTCGGGCGACGCGGTCGCGGTCACCGCCGCCGAGGCACCCGCCGTGGCCGCCGCGCTCACCGACATCCGCCTGGTGCTCGCGGACCGGCTGGGCGTCGTGACCGACGAGGACGCCGACCGGCTGTACGACGAGCTCGCGCTGGACCCGGGCGACGACCGCGCCGCGCAGGTGCGGCACGCGTTCGTCGGGATCTACGCGGTGCTGTCCGAGCTGCAGGAGACGCTCGTCGGGGCCATGCTCGCCGACGCGCGGGCGCGGGGGACGTCACACCGGCGTCCCGGGGGTGGCCCGCCGGCGTCCGGCTAG
- the clpS gene encoding ATP-dependent Clp protease adapter ClpS — translation MSVPQLDEVVEADAQSSVDDPWVTIVWNDPVNLMTYVTYVFETYFGHPHDVAAQLMRQVHQDGRAVVSRGTLEAMEVDVQAMHGFGLWATLQRSGA, via the coding sequence ATGTCCGTGCCCCAGCTCGACGAGGTCGTCGAGGCCGACGCGCAGTCCTCCGTCGACGACCCGTGGGTCACGATCGTCTGGAACGACCCGGTGAACCTCATGACCTACGTGACCTACGTGTTCGAGACGTACTTCGGGCACCCGCACGACGTGGCCGCGCAGCTCATGCGTCAGGTGCATCAGGACGGTCGGGCCGTGGTCTCGCGCGGCACGCTCGAGGCCATGGAGGTCGACGTGCAGGCGATGCACGGCTTCGGGCTGTGGGCCACGCTGCAGCGCAGCGGCGCCTGA